The Grus americana isolate bGruAme1 chromosome 5, bGruAme1.mat, whole genome shotgun sequence region GCAGATAAATACTGGTGTAGCTCcctaaaatcaataaaattacTCTGCACTTACACAGTGTCAGATTAGAAGctacaaaatcaaaaccaaaccccatgAAGTCTAGTTTGGCAGTGCTCACAGCAAGCCATAAAACCCTCTATAGTTACTTAGAAGTGGTTCTtgtcccagaaaaaaaaagcgcGGTATTAAATCTGACCTTATAGCACTGCAAGGTTAGCTGCCAATGCTTCTATATCATTGAGGATACAGTAAACTCTTCTTTCTAGCGGTGCCGCACTGTTATTTCCTGAGTCATAAGATGCTGCTCTTTAAATTCCTTGCTGGTTCAAGATTACTTACTAAATCCTAACTGCTATGAGTCCAAGATAAGCTATGCTAGGGGAGAACTTTATccctggaggaagaaggagaaggcaTTTCCCAAACCTAGCATCTGTTGGCATCTATGGAGCAGTTTGATGCATTGGAGGTGGCCCCTTGGGAGGAGTAACAGTGTGCTTCTATTTTTGCATGAAGTCAGGCTCGGCAGAGGGCATGATGATGCATGAATATCAGTGTGTATCTGCTTTCTCACTGTCATTTCCTCAGAGTTAGGAAGGAGGCATAGGACGGCAGTAAGAAGAGGGACAAAGAGAGCCCTCCACGTTACCTATCAGGGCAGCGGGAGGTCTTGCTTCACACACTTTCTGCAGACAGGTGGCGGGCAGCCAGTAATGTAACTCATGCTGGTGCTGCTCGTTGCAGGGAGACAGCTCTGTTTCCGCTAGCTGCTTGACTGAAATTGGCGTTTTTTTATTATATCCCAACATAGCATGGCAATGCAGCTGATTCACTGCACCGTGCCTAGGGTAAGGACTGCAATCACACTGTCTCAGGGGACGCAGTGGGAGTACGAGAGTGTGAACTCCGGCTCTACTCCCAACCCAACTTTTGGGACTTGAAAGAGAGGAATGtgctacattttaaatattcacgCATACCAATGCTTCATCTTTCAGGTATTTTAGGTCGGAGCTAGTCTTCTAACCAGCCTGAAGCTATGCTGCACTGTGCTGTAATCCTCACAATTTTTTCAACTAAATGTGCTTGAATCTAGTAATTTTCCCGATGGCTCACCTCCAAGTAAAATGGTGTCGATCATTTGGTAGGTTTCAGGGTTGGGTGTGAGTCAGCTCTGAGTCAGGCAGCAGCGCCAGCTCCATAAAGTGCTGgtccccctgtgctggcacGACCCATGGGGCCGTGGCCCTGTGatggatgctgctgctgagcctcCCCAGCAGCATCATGTGAGAACCCAGGTGCTGAACACTCGCAAAGCAAAGGGGCAAATCCACTGCCCCACGCTTTAGGCTGTTCACATGCTGCAAAGCCCTCTCAGCCTCGGAAGATGGCAAGGTGCATAGATGATGCTGGCTCCAGGCGGGGGAAGAAGATGGGGACCCATCCTGCCCCATGCAGAGGAGCCCATCCAACTGGGGTGAGGGCATGGCAAGTCACTGCCATGAGAACAACTTCCCTCCCCAGAGCCAGGAGGAAGCAAGGAAGGAGATTTGTCCAGATACCTCTGTCCCTGGCACGGTGTTTCTGTTTATATTCACATTTATATTAAGTAGGGTGGTGTCCCAGTGCTCAGGCAGTCAAGAGCAAAGCCAGACGCAGTCTTGAAAGCAACAGTCACTGTGCGCGTTGTGCGAAGCGGCATGATTGACGGGTTCCTCGctgtctttttgtctttctctccccctcacTGGTGGTGTGATTGAAGCAACGCCCCGTGAAGCAGTCCCTGAGTGCCTGCATGTGCCGAGAGTCCCACTGGAAatgcctcctcctctccatcctcatgTATGGCTGCCTGGGTGCAGTGGCCTGGTGTCAGCTGGCCCGGGTCACCAAGCTCAGCTTCGATAGCTCCTTCAAGGGCAAGTCCATGATCTACCATGACAGCCCGTGCTCGGACGGCTATGTCTATATCCCGCTGGCCTTCCTCTCTATGCTGTACGTGGTGTACCTGGTGGAGTGCTGGCACTGCCACGTCAAGAGAGAGCTGCAATACAAGGCAGATGTGGACAGTGTCTATGAATGCATCAACCGCATGCAGCAAGCCACTCCGTGCATCTGGTGGAAGGCCATCAGCTACCACTTTGTGCGGCGAACCCGACAGGTGACCCGGTACCGCAACGGCGATGCCTACACCACCACGCAAGTCTACCACGAGAGGGTCAACACCCACGTGGCTGAAGCTGAGTTTGACTACTCTCACTGTGGATACAAGGACATCtccaaggagctcctgggcctGGAAAGCTACACAGCCACCAAGCTGAGGTTCACTAAGTGCTTCAGCTTTGCCAATATTGAGTCTGAGAACTCTTACCTGACTCAGAGGGCTCACTTCTTCACAGAAATCGAGGGGCTGGATGACTACATGGAGGTGAGGGAAGGCATGCAGCTCAAAAACGTGGACTTTAAAGAGCTTATGATGGCCTACGGGGACCCGGATCACCTCCCGTGGTATGTGTCCCACTATGCTTTCTGGGTGGCAGCTATCCTGATGATCTCGTGGCCGCTCAGGGTACTCATAGAGTATCGAACTGCTTACGTTCATTACCACGTGGAGAAACTGCTGGGCCTGGAGTACACGGCGCCCACGGTGGCGGAGGAGCCCTTGTACCGGTACCGCATGCCCCGAGATGCCACGCAGGACAGCACTGAGCTGGAGTGGCACATCTGCACCAACCGGCAGCTGATCCCCAGCTACTCGGAGGCCATGCTCATGGACCTGGCCGACTCCCCGGCCTACAACAGCTACGCGGTATGCCGGTATGGTGAAACAGCCCACGGCTGCGAACGCTGCAACCATGCCTCCAGCACCTCCTCCATCTTCTCACGCCATGCTTTCCACAGCTGCAGCGGCAACTCCCGCCTCTCCCTCAACACCAGCCGCTTCTCCCTCTGCCGTGTCCACGGCTCCCACAGGACAGGCCTCTGGAggagccgcagcagcagcatcgCGGACCGGGGCTGCCAGGACGAGCAGTGCTGCTCCTACTCCAGCCAGCTGGCTGTCAACGAAAACCCCCCAACTTACCACGACGCCCGCTTCTTCCCTGTCCTGATAGTGCACAGGCCAGAGGGGCATGATGGGCGGCATTTCTACGTCAGGCGCTCCTCCTGTCTAGAAACCTCTCTGTGACAGGCCTCCATGGTTTCTCAGCTCCTCTGCCCCGGGACAGGGCTCGCAGAGGTGCTGCCAGTGGGGAGCCTGCAAACATTGGTCTCCACAGTGGGCCGGCAGGACGAGCTTCAGCTCTTCCCCCTGCCATTGCAAGAGGATGTAGTCACTCTGAACAACGGCTAACCTCATTTCCAAGAGCTTCTCCCCATCCCTCGCTGTTCTCTGTAGTTATTtgtttccctcttcctttcacTCTTTGACTCCTCGCcctttctctgctcctctgtttctctgcctctcctcccatcccaccctcAGTCGTCTTTTACGTTTCAGTCACAGCATTTGACCGCtgttgctgctggaggagcctgTGCTTTGCAGTGTATTTGCCCTTTTGGATGCCCTGCAAGGTAAGAAACTCAGATAGAGCAAGGCGAAAGGCACGTGGCCAGCCAGAGTCAAGTCAGTAGGAGAATTCAGATCTGCAGGTGCTGAGTCACCTCCTGCAAACCCCAAACGaggtgcttttttatttattttattttcaccagtcttttttcttttcttttgtcatttattctctcctttcttcatgttctcctcctcttgctttaccctcatcttcctttttttcagttttctcacttctgctTTCCAGTCTTTCTGGGGTTTTGCCGGTGAGGACGTCTTTCAGGGTGTAATTGCCTTCCATTGGGCAAAAATAAGGTATTTGCGACACAAATGTCACTGACTGCTGACACAACCGCAGGCTTTGCCCCTGAGAAGTGCCGAGGACTTTCTTTCCAGAGCAGTGACGTACACCAATAAAGCAAAATGCCCTTTGCTCACCTTGCCCTGTCTGGTCTGCAGCAGAGACACTGCTGTGTTTGTAGCTGTAGTTAACCTTGTCCAGCTCCACCCCTGTTAGCAATCGTTGAGAGCAGTAACGTAGATCAAGTGCCCTGTTAGTGCCACTGTTTTTAGGACTGTGGGTCTGGTTTGTGGTTATTTCATTCCTACCACAAGAGCAGCACGGGCTGGACAAGGGGagagaggctggagagggaaAGGTAGATATGGTATTAACCCTCCCACCGATAGTCTGGACTTGTTAGGAAGCTCTTCCACCCACAGCATCTATTAGAGCAGTTGCAGGACTGCTCTACCTTACCCTCAGCTTTCTGCGTGCCCTGGGGAGGGGTTTTGGCCCATATCCCACTGCTGCCTTCCCACCTTCCCAGGCGGGATGGGAtgccaccccagccccaggcagggagCACAGCTGGGAGCCAGCCCCACCGGACGCTCCTGCCGGCTCTCCAGGCTCTTCCCGCAAGGCTTCCCCCGGAGCAGGTGCAGCGCCTTCCAGAAACTATGGGATTAGCCCCAGCAATGCCAAACCCAGAAGGTGTCTGGTCCTGGCGGAGCGGACTGCTGCActctgggctgcgggctgcCCTCTTGGCCCGGCCGGAGACCCCCCCCTGCGAGCCAAGGACAGACCCAAGAAGCTTATGGCCACACTGAGGACGTGCCAGAGACCTTGCACCTGCCCAACCTCCATCCCACAAGGGATGCTCATATGCTGAATAAGCTCCGTACCATTTTATCGTGTGGATGGCGGAGGTTATTGTCCACCATGACTCACAGGAGAATGCAATACGATCGCAATACAGTCACTTTCAAAAACAAAGTGTTGTCACTCCCTAAAGCAAGTAGGTAAGAAACCGAGCCCCCAGAAGGGCTGGCAGCAAATGCTTCCTCCCAAGTCCGTTTTGTGTGTATCTACATGTAATAGAGATTTGTAAAATCATATTAGTATGTGTAGATTATATATAACTCTGCATACTTATATGGTGATTTCTTATGGCATTGACTGTTGCACCATGTTAAATACATTGTTTTGATTTGATGACTCCATTTTGATGTGCTGTGTTTATTTCAACTCCAGAAGTCAACATTGGCAACCAACCTGGGTAACCTGCCACAAACAATGGTACCCTCAGAAACGTTGCTTAAATTCGTATGAGTCgttcttttttaatgtaaatactTTAGTATGATTTATGTGACATTTTCATTCTGACAGCTTGGCATTTATTGCAAAAAATAGATAGCACATATGATGTGTTAGTTTATCACCTCTAAAAAAGAATAACCATCCCAGACACATGGAGGAACCAGGTTTGGGCTTGGGGTAATGATTATGGTTGGGCTTGGGCCAAACTAGGTAACATTGAAACTTAGGGAAAAATCCAAACTTAGATCCACCCTACAGTGACCCAGTCCTAGTCCCTCAGCTACACCGTGCCACCTAccacccccaggcagagctgggagagtTTGGGAACTAGGAAAGGATCAGACTCACCCCGATTTACTTGTATTCTGAAGACAAAGTAAATGCAAGTCTTTAATATGGTTCCCTGTCCTAGTCTTGATTCACACAGAAAGATAAAACCAGCACATATGGAAGATGTAAGAGCTGGAGGTGGCTGAAACTTCACGAAACAGAGAGGCTGGAATATTGCAACAGTTTCTTACTGAAGGAGTTGGTGGGGAGGAAGacaagaaaggaggaaggaagacatGGTAGAATAAtataaattagaagaaaatagagTTCAGCTGCAGCTAAGATAATTCACAAATGAGCAGCATAACTCAGTTACGGCAAGCTTAGCCCAGACACAGGCAGGATGAGTTTCAGTCTTCTTGTGTAGCTGTTGCAGCCACCTGTGGTTTTAAATACCATGTCCAAGGTCTTGGCATGGCTAGTTTGGTCCCATATATATTTCAGGATGGAGAGTTATATTTGGGTCCTCAGAAGTGGCCATGTTAAACAGTATTATTATCTGGCATGAACAAGCTCTGGCTATCCCATTGTTATGATGGGTTGGGCAGAGAACGGAGGCAGTTTATGCCCAGTTTAACCTTTTCACTGTGCTCTGTAATATCCAGCAGCTCTCAAGCTGTGTCCTTGGCAGGGTTTGGGAAGCCCAGAGGTTTTCTGCCTCCTCACTCCTTGTGTTCTGGCCCAACTTTGGGGTATTTATTTGAGAAGCCATCCCTAAGCTGCAAAAGCCCTTGCACACATGGAGCTCCCTCCTGTCACTTGCTGTAGCCTCTGGTGGTGACTGAaaagcctggagcagctcctgtTCTGGCCTGGGGCTGAATATGCTGGTTTCAACAGATCACCCACTCAGGAAGCACCTGAACAGCCATCCTGGGTCTCTTACACCATAGAGCAGAGCTACTCCTGCGATCTTTGAATGCCACTTCATCGTCGCTCTTCCCATTGCCGCAGCTTCCTGATGCAGGATGAGGGGCCTGTCCTCTAGCAATGGAGGGGATAACGCTGCTCCTCAAATCCCAAGTCAGAAGATGGAGCGGACAGGTTCTCGAATCCAAGTGCAAACCACGGAGCTCTATGGAAAATGCCTTGTACAAAACATGGGGATTTTGTATTCAATTGCAGGCTGACCACCTCGACAATGGAGTAGTGGTATGTGCCAGCAGCTTTTGCTGAACTTTTAGGGCTATGGCTTCTCATGAGGAAATGGGTGTTTTGGGGTGCTTTCTCACTGGGATAACCTGTCCTTAATCTGTTGGGTCTCAATACTTAGAAGAGGCTGAACAGCAGAGGAAGGTGAGGAAGTCCAGCAaatacttctctccctcctgcctcttcccttccctccctccttccttctcttcctttcttcctttttccttctctctcatcGTCAGAAGTCTCCCAGAACTGGGAATTCACCTCTTAATTATTGTGCAGCTCTTCAGGCATTTTCTAGAACATGCCTACACAACCCAGCAAGTCCAGTGAGATGTGGCAACACACTATGGCAACAAAAGTAGTAAGGAAAGGACATAAACCAGGAAGGCACTGGCTTATTTATAAGCCTCTGTGCTGTGTCCTGTGCATGTCAGTAGTGAGCACTGCCACTGGTGTTACGGCCTGTAGAACAAAGCCACGTTGCTTAATTCAGTAGCACAAGAGGCCGGGAAAGTTTATATGTCTTCAGTTGCTGAAAGCATTCCAGAATCACCAGTTCCTTTGATTTCTGCATGGCAATATTGCACTCTTCTGTAAGTTTTCCCACAGCAGTTTGCACTCCAACTGGCAACGCATGCAGGATTTCAGTCCAATTTTCATATGGCTCTTCCTGCCTATCACTGTTGACACAAAGCCCTTCTCAGAAGAGCTGAAGCCAGATCCCCTGCTGGGGAAAATTCCCTTTGGTCTACTGCTTCCAGCGCAGCTTTGGTCTCTTACACCAGCCCAGAGTCTGGCCTGTGCTGTGTTACGACAACTTCCTATCCCGTacttttttcagatgaaagcccctttccccttctccttacCCTTCCCAAAGCCTTTGGGAGCATTGCACATGACATTTGGATGAAGCACAACATACCCGTCAAGGCAAGCTCCAGGCACACAGCGTGGAGTCAAGCCTCTCTTGGCCACTGCCTCCCCGAATGCTGGCCAAGTCACAACGCTTGCCTgtgcctcctctctcctgcttgtACGCTGGAGCGTTTCCTGAGCCCGCGGGGCCAGTACGGTGTTGTAAGCCTCTGTAATTGTAAGGCTGGAAGAAATCCTTAGAAGGAAAACACCGTAGAAACACAGCGTTATTCTAATggccattatttttttctcatgagaCAACTAAAATCTGCAAAAGTAGCTACTTTCTGGAAGATGCTATTGCCATGAGTAAGTGCAGAAACACGACGCACACTCAGATAGATGGGTATATACGGATACGTGGGGGAGagaaagcagcaacagcaaGTGCGCATGAAGCTTTTAGCAAACACTGATGCAGAAGCTCTCAGCCCAAGAGTCGTCGTGATCCTGGCAAGAGGCATATCACAATTTCATGTCCCCGAGAGCACCCAGGCTTCCTGCAGGCTCTTGGGTGGATGGCTTGTCAGTGTCTCTTCCCGGCCGCCTCATTGCGTCAGGAGGCACTGGGGAGGGAGTGACATTTCCATTCCAGTCATGAAATCTTCTTGGCATTGCTCCAGTCCCCTAGGAATTCCTATCAGAAATGCAAAtggctgggaggggggaagatCTGAGCTTGGGAGGGAATTACCAGAGCTTGttatgcctcagtttctccatccCTGTCTCCCTGCGCTCCTCCGTTTAGCCAGGTTTCCAGAGTATTGCAGGAGCCGCTTGGTAAGTGTTACACACCGAtggctgtggcagagctgaaagCTGCATCGTGTTGTAACGATATTGCTCCTTATGGTGCCTTTCAACCCAGATTCTCACCGTAACTCCTACGAAAAGGCAgcaccagatttttttaaaaattgtttgtcGGTGACTTTTTCCACACCGCGCTAGTAACTGTGTGGCAGCAGAGATCTCCTTCCTCAGACCTCTCCCTACTTTTGCACTAGCAGAAAAGAGGGCAAGGCCAAGCTGATCCTGCTTGAAGGGCACGGGCACATCTCCTCACGTTGCCAGTGCTCCTCCACAGATCAAGCACAGGGATGGGGTGGCCAGCATCCTCAGAGCTGAGGTCCGGCTGGTGGGGGGAAGCACAGCCAAAGTAGGGAGCTGGAAAGGAGTGGCCAGGGAAGGTGGAGCTGGGGGTGCTGTGTGCATGAGGCGAGGTGCTGCTCAACCCGGCAGccttggtttggggggggctgagccGAGGTGGTGGCCCCAAGCCCTCCTCCCCTGGGGCATGGAGGGTGCACGGGGGGTCCTGAGGGGCCAGGCTGGCCTCCTGCTTCCATATGTAGGTAGGGGAATAAGCGACCTGGTTTTCCCCCCCTGCCCggtgccccagcagctcccgccGATGTGGGTCACCCGCTGCCGGCGCTCTGGAAACCAGGCCGCCCCGCGCAGCATCCCCCGGGCTGCGCCGCCTCCAGAAACCCCCTCGCctgccttccccccgccccagcccgcCCTCCGGAGGGGTCCGACTCCCGGGCacggcgcggggcggggggcggcggggggcgcgTCCCCGGTCCCGTCCCGgggcggtggagggggggcGGCGGGTGCGGTGATTCGCCGCTtcgggggcggcgggcgcccGACTCATGCATATTCATGAGCGTGATGTCAGAGGGGGAGCACAGCGCGCGGTGACCGCCCGAGAGCGCCATTTCCTGAAGGAGAAGGCGGCGGCTGAGGAGGGACGGGCTGAGGGACGGAGGGACGGACCCGCGCGGAGGAGCCGCCGAGCGGCGCCGCGGAGGCTGCGTGCCGGCAGGGGGAGACCGCCCAGCGGCGGCGCCCGGACCGGACCGGACCCGACAGACCCTCGCCGTCGCCCCCCGACGGGGCCTCTTGCCGCTCGCCCCTGCCGGAGCCGCAGCCAGAAGTTTGAGCGTCCCCACAGTCTCCCGTGGAGTCCGGTGGCGGGCGGCGACGCGGGGCTGCCTTAGCCGCTGTCACTGTCGCCGCCTGCGCGGGCGGTGGGAGCTCCCCGCGGCGCcggcagctggggggaggatgGTGGTGCGGGAGCGATGGAGCTGAAGCGGAGCATGGCGATCCCGCGGCTCCTCTTGCTGGGACTGTGGGCTGCGGCGCTCCAAGACGTCGCCGCCGTGGCAGGTGAGAGGGGCTGACAGCCCGCAGGCGGCGGGCGGGGTGGCGGCTGCCGGTTGCCGCGGCTAAGGGCCGGGGGTGGCAAGGAGGGGCGGTGGGGCAGTGAcactccccgccccccccccccccccccagacctctgggcgcggcgggagggggctgcggggcacgactcccgccgccgggccgtgAGGGGGGGCTGCCCCGCTGGCGCCGCCGGACtcgctccccgccgccggccggaTCCCCCCCGCGGGCAGCCCCCGCAGCGCCGCCTCTACAGGTGTCGGCATCCCGCTGAGGGCGAGCGCGGGGCTGGCCCGCCGACAGCGGCTGGGTGCCCGGGGACCGGTAGCCGGGCAGGGCCTGGAGCCGCGCCGAGGTGCGGGGTCCGTCCAGTGTGGCGGCCGCAGGACCTCGGGCAGCCACAGGTGGGGGggttttcccctccccccccccccccatcacgGCCGAGCGCGGGGGGCTCCGTCGCCTCTGTGGGTCCAGCGGCTGGGCCAGCTACGTGGCGCTCCGGAGCCGGCGGTGCCCGGCGGGGAGCCCGAGCTGTGCGGGGTGCTGCGAGCCTCACCCGCCTGCCTGCAAGTGGAGAGTATTAAGTCGCAGCCCAAACGATCCTCCTCGTTGCTTGCGGAGGCATTGCTCTGGTATTTGCCTCGCGCGGATTGTCGCCGAGGAAAGCTGGGCGCTAACGCATTCCTGAgtggcttttgttgttttttccctcctgaacTCATTTTCCGAAGTTTCACCCGCGAGTTGGCAGGGAAAGGCAGCGTGTGAGAGCCTCTCGGTGCTCAGGCGAACCTCTTGCCGACTTCACGGGGAGTTTGGGCTCCGCGCTGCATGTGGAGCAATGTGCGTGCAGTGACACTGAGCTGGAGAGGCTGTGGTGCGGACTGGATCGATAGATCAGGGTCCTGAGGAATCTGAGGAGCAAAAAGCTTTTCCCTTGGCATGCATGAGTAGACATCTTACCTTCCCCTCTCTCCACTCCCAACATAACTTCAAAAAAACCATACATCTGTTCCTAGGAATCAAAATATTCAGAGGTGGCaagtttagaaaacaaacaaacagctaTGTCATGTATTTTGACAAGTAGTATGTTCGCTTGCTGTCAATTCTGTCTGACAACTGCTTGATAAGAAATTTaatacaatttcttttcctggctATACATTTGAACTCCTGCAGCTCTTACAGGTAGGCTTGGAGGAACCTATTTGGATGAGATTATTTCTTGCGCTGGCAAGAATGTTATCAGATGAGAAATCGTGAGTGGGAGAGCATGAGGAGGAATAGGTGGAAATTAAAATCCATGACAGCCTCCTGTGTGCTTCTTCCTGATATCTGCAGGAAGAGATGCTGCAGTTAAACTGGATTTTTGTCAAAAACCtgtgaatttattaaaaatcccTGATCTGTATTCATTTCAGTTGATCTTGATGGAGGGATTATACTTGGGCAACGTGGAGAACTACAACTCAAGCTGAACATTTGTGCTGTGTATTAATTTTCTACATCATTAATTTGTATGGGAACTGAAAACCATAAGGAGTCTTTAACAACActtctttgtttaatttttggCTAACTCTTTCAGCAGGTCAGTCTGAGGAAAGCTGAGTAGTTTGCTTTTCCATGAAGGCACCTGTAATGAATGTGTCTGTCAATTTGTGAATGTGTTCAGCAGCCTGGCTACATCAGTTTTCTGTAAGACAGAGAGTTGCTATGAAGCTTTCATGTTTTATTCTAATATTGTGAGTGGTGAAAGGGAGGGTGCTTTCTGGCATGCACTGGGACATGTCATTTGTGTGACAGATGAGTTAAGTAACGCAAGGTTAGATCATCCTCACCCAAGGTGATTAAATACTTAACCCAGCAAATGAGCTGCAGCAACTAAACTAAAATGATCAACTTACCAGTTTTCCAAGGCTGTCTGTGAATTTGCTAAATTAATAACAGCAGATAGAAAGGTAAAAACTGAGTGTGGGAAAACAGCTGTTAACAGGCTGGGGGATCTCATTAAGGAAAGGAGTaaggtcctcctgcctgtgttCTGGGATTGCTCCCGGACCACTGGTGCTCTGCCGGGTACCAGCTGCCAGTGGCAGAGTGCAGGCTGGTCCCACAGTGCTGGCTCCCCCTTCTTCCAGCTGTTACAACCATGCTGCAAGTCCCTCTGTTGTTGCTCTGCCCTGTGTGGTGGTGCCCTCGTGGCTGTGGGAGGGTGGCATTTTGGCAAGAAGGGAAGCAGCACATGAGAAATCTCTGTATTTGATCACCAGTAAGGCTTTAACAGAGTTCAAGGGCAACAGGGCTGCTTATTTAGCAGCACTCTGGATTTCACAGCTGGCATTTTTCTGTCCGGCTCTGTAGCTAGTGAGGCATCCTGTGAGCAGCTGACCAGCCAGTGAACTGGGTGAAGTTGTAATGCACTGTGATACGTGGCTGGGCAAGAGTGATggactcatttttttctgaatgatgTGGAGGCCACTGCCAGGGCATGATATTGAGCTATGCTAGACCTGTTCTGGTCTGTCAGTCCTGTGCCACTGCATAGGAAATGGCCATTCTCCCTAATGAAACTagctttacatttattttctacctTCCTGCTTTCCCACGGTCTCCTTTGATCCTCTGGTTCCTCCTTCATATGCCTTTCTTTCTTAAATGCGCTTACATAGTTGGCTTCCATGTTTTCTCATGGTAACACATTCCATATATTCGCTTCTGCTTGAGGGAAACACTCCCCATCCACCCACACGTGTAACAGTGCTCCGGGCTAAATTCTGATCACTTCTGTGTCAATGTAAACCTGAGCAGCTCCACCAACTCTGGCCCTGCTGCTTTGGGGTCACAACTATATGGCTCTGGGTACAACATGGTCCTTTGGCTGGACTGAAGGGTCAGGGAGGCTTGTTTGAGCACACGCCCACGTCACGCGACAAAAATATCTGTTCTGCACACAGTTCTGCTCCTCAGTGAGGTATGCTGTGGAATAGGCTTTGCTTTCACGGGTTTTGCAAATTGCAGAGAAGCTTTCTGTAATGCAGAGGAACAGTGTACACTGAATAACGAGACATAATTGATTCTTTCTCGTATCCCGGCTCTTTACAAATGCATACGATGGAGCAAGCATGATGATTTCTTAGCAGCACAGGAACACCATAGCTGAAATTCAAGCCTGGGGAAAAGAGGGAGGTGTGGTACTGTGTTAGGCGAACGCACTTAGCGCTGCTGGATCACTGACACGACGAAGCTCCCAGCATTTCTGTCTGGCTCTGCCTGGgcactgctctgcagaagctCACCCTGCTGTTACATCAGTTGAAAAAAGCCCCGTGTACACACTGAGCCACCACTTTTCTCCAGCAATTGTGCTTTCAGTGCTTGCCTTTAACTATTGCTTAGCAGATAGTAGAGCAGTGCCGAGACTAACAGACCCCTCTGTAGCGTGTGCTGGTAGGGTATGTAATTCCAGACCACCAACCTAGAGTAATTTGCTGTACTCCAACCCCCCTTCTTCTGGGGGTGGGGCggagtagtattttttttttaggtatgAAATTTACAGGATCTCCAATCAAATTAAAGGTGTCCCAGGGTCAACCCGTCAAACTAAATTGCAGCCTCGAGGGAATGGAAGATCCCGAGATGTTGTGGATCAAGGACGGAGCAGTGGTGCAAAGCGTAGACCAGGTGTACATTCCA contains the following coding sequences:
- the LOC129207050 gene encoding transmembrane protein 151B-like isoform X2, producing the protein MCRESHWKCLLLSILMYGCLGAVAWCQLARVTKLSFDSSFKGKSMIYHDSPCSDGYVYIPLAFLSMLYVVYLVECWHCHVKRELQYKADVDSVYECINRMQQATPCIWWKAISYHFVRRTRQVTRYRNGDAYTTTQVYHERVNTHVAEAEFDYSHCGYKDISKELLGLESYTATKLRFTKCFSFANIESENSYLTQRAHFFTEIEGLDDYMEVREGMQLKNVDFKELMMAYGDPDHLPWYVSHYAFWVAAILMISWPLRVLIEYRTAYVHYHVEKLLGLEYTAPTVAEEPLYRYRMPRDATQDSTELEWHICTNRQLIPSYSEAMLMDLADSPAYNSYAVCRYGETAHGCERCNHASSTSSIFSRHAFHSCSGNSRLSLNTSRFSLCRVHGSHRTGLWRSRSSSIADRGCQDEQCCSYSSQLAVNENPPTYHDARFFPVLIVHRPEGHDGRHFYVRRSSCLETSL
- the LOC129207050 gene encoding transmembrane protein 151B-like isoform X1, translated to MSSEGEAEAAAESGPGSTPAPGAAAAAVREEQRPVKQSLSACMCRESHWKCLLLSILMYGCLGAVAWCQLARVTKLSFDSSFKGKSMIYHDSPCSDGYVYIPLAFLSMLYVVYLVECWHCHVKRELQYKADVDSVYECINRMQQATPCIWWKAISYHFVRRTRQVTRYRNGDAYTTTQVYHERVNTHVAEAEFDYSHCGYKDISKELLGLESYTATKLRFTKCFSFANIESENSYLTQRAHFFTEIEGLDDYMEVREGMQLKNVDFKELMMAYGDPDHLPWYVSHYAFWVAAILMISWPLRVLIEYRTAYVHYHVEKLLGLEYTAPTVAEEPLYRYRMPRDATQDSTELEWHICTNRQLIPSYSEAMLMDLADSPAYNSYAVCRYGETAHGCERCNHASSTSSIFSRHAFHSCSGNSRLSLNTSRFSLCRVHGSHRTGLWRSRSSSIADRGCQDEQCCSYSSQLAVNENPPTYHDARFFPVLIVHRPEGHDGRHFYVRRSSCLETSL